The Candidatus Wallbacteria bacterium DNA window CGGGATCATGCTTCTGGGTCTTGTGCCGCTTTCAGTGACCAACTGGGGCATGATGCTCAACATCGCCGCCAAGCAGACAGGCGCCATCTATGTTCCTGAAGCCCTGCCCTATTTCCTCA harbors:
- a CDS encoding ABC transporter permease; this translates as GIMLLGLVPLSVTNWGMMLNIAAKQTGAIYVPEALPYFLTPIFFIVVFQFALINFATGIEELFDPRLR